In Symphalangus syndactylus isolate Jambi chromosome 14, NHGRI_mSymSyn1-v2.1_pri, whole genome shotgun sequence, one DNA window encodes the following:
- the REG1B gene encoding lithostathine-1-beta: protein MAQTNSFFMLISSLMFLSLSQGQESQTELPNPRISCPEGTNAYRSYCYYFNEDPETWVDADLYCQNMNSGNLVSVLTQAEGAFVASLIKESGTDDSNVWIGLHDPKKNRRWHWSSGSLVSYKSWDTGAPSSANAGYCASLTSCSGFKKWKDESCEKKFSFVCKFKN from the exons ATGGCTCAGACCAACTCCTTCTTCATGCTGATCTCCTCCCTGATGTTTCTATCTCTGAGTCAAG GCCAGGAGTCCCAGACAGAGCTGCCTAATCCCCGAATCAGCTGCCCAGAAGGCACCAATGCCTATCGCTCCTACTGCTACTACTTTAATGAAGACCCTGAGACCTGGGTTGATGCAGAT CTCTACTGCCAGAACATGAATTCAGGCAACCTGGTGTCTGTGCTCACCCAGGCGGAGGGTGCTTTTGTGGCCTCACTGATTAAGGAGAGTGGCACTGATGACAGCAATGTCTGGATTGGCCTCCATGACCCCAAAAAG AATCGCCGCTGGCACTGGAGCAGTGGGTCCCTGGTCTCCTACAAATCCTGGGACACTGGAGCCCCAAGCAGTGCTAATGCTGGCTACTGTGCAAGCCTGACTTCATGCTCAG GATTCAAGAAATGGAAGGATGAATCTTGTGAGAAGAAGTTCTCCTTTGTTTGCAAGTTCAAAAACTAG